A region of Nostoc sp. 'Peltigera membranacea cyanobiont' N6 DNA encodes the following proteins:
- a CDS encoding REP-associated tyrosine transposase, with translation MQYRRATIEGGTYFFTLVTYKRQRLLCLPTNVSLLRNIFRYVMHQHPFIIDAFVLLPDHLHCIWTLPQGDRNFSTRWRLIKSYFSRQCITLSQKNLSTSRQNKKERGIWQRRFWEHLIRDEVDFKNHLEYIHYNPVKHGLVKAPKDWEYSSFHRSVRQATYDLTWGAGQAIVFDSDIAKE, from the coding sequence ATGCAATATCGCCGAGCCACAATCGAAGGTGGCACTTACTTTTTTACACTCGTAACATATAAAAGACAAAGACTATTATGCTTACCTACTAACGTATCTTTATTAAGAAATATTTTTCGGTATGTAATGCATCAACACCCATTTATAATTGATGCCTTTGTTTTATTACCGGATCATCTGCACTGTATTTGGACATTACCACAGGGCGATCGCAATTTTTCTACTCGTTGGCGTTTGATCAAAAGCTATTTTAGTCGCCAGTGCATCACTTTATCACAGAAAAACTTATCTACCTCTAGGCAAAATAAAAAAGAGCGAGGTATTTGGCAGCGTCGTTTTTGGGAACACTTGATTAGAGACGAGGTAGATTTTAAAAATCACCTTGAATATATTCACTACAATCCTGTCAAACATGGTTTAGTGAAAGCTCCAAAAGATTGGGAATATTCCAGTTTTCATCGTTCTGTTCGTCAGGCTACGTATGATCTTACGTGGGGCGCTGGGCAAGCAATTGTATTTGACTCTGATATCGCTAAAGAGTAG